One genomic region from Vanacampus margaritifer isolate UIUO_Vmar chromosome 2, RoL_Vmar_1.0, whole genome shotgun sequence encodes:
- the ticam1 gene encoding TIR domain-containing adapter molecule 1 — protein MSQEEQCEGTGLSDVYDILTSVPPEQVLSLTFQLGESPEDNIIHALCLIILRKEEKALDKLYMSGDNDLAKLLAEIWNKSGCKLEDFAEHCGKPRDLTGESLAALARVFKILSDHRLCDQLLRNQAYKRALSGSGKDTDDNGHLFYDQLKEEAKDVCGPQLAVWLCSSEDLESDFRNDTPNSQVQDVTTQIRSLPSALQSIQSELSYPTHLEISLPPTIPYEEDKATPQQSPFASRNDSNSPEQSHLSSVESQPTSGGEAPGPEESKMDAASRTERGKHQDGGVDMKQPCHPSTTPTAGSKPSLPFSTNHVPPKRSVSLEARLNQCVEEEDEVIFYSFVILHAPEDGEVAESMKEKLETVIGSKGATFSDDFAVPGKSTLRCIEDAINNSAFTLLLLTQNFNTRMLEVETNSALVNSINKQHKYNTVIPLLPKVNHMPRHRIPIVLRTIVPLEENRRFESKIKQALSPAKIHRQRSIWSEEQRTHQRKLPQGCEAAHMLENLNFRDFSSAPSVLQRHPNIHIENASYVMIGNDSQMAVDHRGAAEKDPIVREERK, from the coding sequence atgagtcaAGAGGAACAATGTGAAGGGACAGGCCTTAGCGATGTCTACGACATTCTAACCAGTGTCCCGCCGGAGCAAGTGCTGAGCTTGACATTCCAGCTCGGGGAGTCTCCAGAAGATAATATCATACACGCCTTGTGTCTGATTATTCTCCGTAAAGAGGAGAAAGCCCTGGACAAACTGTACATGTCGGGGGACAACGACCTCGCCAAGCTTCTGGCTGAAATATGGAATAAGAGTGGGTGCAAATTAGAAGACTTTGCAGAGCACTGTGGTAAACCTCGGGATTTAACGGGAGAATCTTTAGCAGCTTTGGCTCGTGTTTTTAAAATTCTGTCTGACCACAGACTGTGCGATCAACTTTTAAGGAATCAGGCATACAAGCGGGCCCTCTCCGGCAGCGGTAAAGACACAGACGATAATGGGCATCTGTTCTACGATCAACTCAAGGAGGAAGCTAAAGATGTGTGCGGGCCTCAGCTAGCAGTGTGGCTGTGTTCCTCCGAGGACCTCGAATCGGACTTCCGCAACGACACCCCGAACAGCCAGGTTCAAGACGTCACAACACAGATTCGAAGTCTTCCCAGCGCGCTGCAGTCAATTCAATCTGAGCTATCATATCCCACACATCTGGAGATCAGCCTTCCCCCAACAATCCCGTATGAGGAGGATAAAGCAACCCCACAACAAAGCCCTTTTGCCAGCCGAAATGACAGTAATTCACCTGAGCAATCTCACCTTTCATCTGTGGAATCGCAGCCGACATCCGGTGGTGAAGCTCCTGGACCGGAAGAGTCAAAGATGGACGCGGCATCTAGAACAGAGCGTGGGAAGCATCAAGATGGCGGCGTCGACATGAAACAACCTTGTCACCCAAGCACCACGCCGACCGCGGGATCGAAACCCTCCCTGCCGTTTTCAACAAACCATGTTCCTCCCAAAAGATCGGTCTCACTCGAGGCACGTTTAAATCAATGTGTAGAAGAGGAGGACGAGGTGATATTTTATTCCTTTGTCATCCTACATGCTCCGGAAGATGGCGAAGTAGCAGAGAGCATGAAGGAAAAACTGGAGACGGTTATCGGTAGCAAAGGCGCAACTTTCTCCGACGACTTTGCCGTACCTGGTAAGAGCACCCTAAGGTGCATTGAGGACGCCATCAACAACTCCGCTTTTACTCTCCTGCTTCTCACTCAGAACTTCAACACACGAATGTTGGAGGTGGAGACAAACTCGGCCCTGGTCAACTCCATCAACAAGCAACACAAGTACAACACTGTCATACCTTTGCTGCCCAAGGTGAACCACATGCCCCGGCACCGCATTCCCATCGTGCTGAGGACCATCGTTCCGCTTGAGGAGAACAGAAGATTTGAGAGCAAAATTAAGCAGGCTTTATCGCCAGCAAAAATTCATCGGCAGAGGAGCATTTGGTCAGAAGAGCAGAGAACACATCAAAGGAAGCTGCCCCAAGGGTGCGAAGCGGCACACATGCTGGAAAATCTCAACTTCCGGGACTTTTCCAGTGCACCGTCGGTTTTGCAGCGGCATCCAAACATTCATATTGAAAACGCTAGCTATGTTATGATCGGCAATGACTCGCAAATGGCCGTGGATCATCGCGGCGCGGCGGAGAAAGATCCAATTGTTAGAGAAGAAAGGAAATAA